A region of Nocardioides sp. JS614 DNA encodes the following proteins:
- the der gene encoding ribosome biogenesis GTPase Der: protein MTELEGAPEGAPETAAETVPEAAGPVPVLAVVGRPNVGKSTLVNRIIGRREAVVEDVPGVTRDRVSYDASWNGRAFTVVDTGGWDPDARGLAERIAGQAEVAVSLADAVLFVVDATVGITDADEAVVRILRKSAKPVVLAANKVDDQRTEAEAYGLWNLGLGEPYAVSALHGRGSGDLLDAVLAALPEPPPEREPEPGGPRRIAIVGKPNVGKSSLLNKLAGEERAVVDNVAGTTVDPVDELIELGGKTWRFIDTAGIRKRVKEASGHEYYASLRTATAIDRAEVAVLVVDGGESISEQDVRIIQTVREAGRALVIAFNKWDLVDEERRYYLDREIERDLVQVQWAPRINITARTGWHVDRLVPALEKALEGWETRVSTGALNGFLGRLVAEHPHPVRSGKQPKILFGTQASTAPPTFILFTSGKLDAAYERFIERRLREEFGFVGTPIVLQQRPREKRKR from the coding sequence ATGACCGAGCTCGAGGGTGCCCCCGAGGGCGCCCCGGAGACCGCTGCGGAGACCGTCCCCGAGGCCGCCGGACCCGTCCCCGTCCTCGCGGTCGTCGGCCGACCCAACGTCGGGAAGTCGACGCTGGTGAACCGGATCATCGGCCGCCGCGAGGCAGTCGTCGAGGACGTCCCCGGTGTGACCCGCGACCGCGTCTCCTACGACGCGAGCTGGAACGGCCGCGCGTTCACCGTCGTCGACACCGGCGGCTGGGATCCGGACGCCCGCGGCCTGGCCGAGCGGATCGCCGGGCAGGCGGAGGTCGCGGTCAGCCTGGCCGACGCCGTGCTGTTCGTGGTCGATGCGACCGTTGGGATCACCGACGCCGACGAGGCCGTCGTGCGGATCCTGCGGAAGTCCGCGAAGCCGGTCGTGCTGGCCGCGAACAAGGTCGACGACCAGCGCACCGAGGCGGAGGCCTACGGGCTGTGGAACCTCGGGCTCGGCGAGCCGTACGCCGTGTCCGCGCTGCACGGTCGTGGCTCGGGCGACCTGCTCGACGCCGTGCTGGCGGCGCTTCCCGAGCCGCCTCCCGAGCGTGAGCCGGAGCCCGGCGGGCCGCGGCGGATCGCGATCGTCGGCAAGCCCAACGTCGGCAAGTCCTCCCTGCTCAACAAGCTCGCCGGCGAGGAGCGGGCCGTGGTCGACAACGTCGCCGGCACCACCGTCGACCCGGTCGACGAGCTGATCGAGCTCGGCGGCAAGACCTGGCGGTTCATCGACACCGCGGGCATCCGCAAGCGGGTCAAGGAGGCCTCCGGGCACGAGTACTACGCCTCGCTGCGCACCGCGACGGCGATCGACCGGGCCGAGGTCGCGGTCCTGGTCGTCGACGGCGGGGAGTCGATCTCCGAGCAGGACGTCCGGATCATCCAGACCGTCCGCGAGGCCGGCCGCGCGCTCGTCATCGCCTTCAACAAGTGGGACCTCGTCGACGAGGAGCGCCGCTACTACCTCGACCGTGAGATCGAGCGCGACCTCGTCCAGGTGCAGTGGGCCCCGCGGATCAACATCACCGCCCGGACCGGGTGGCACGTCGACCGGCTCGTCCCGGCGCTGGAGAAGGCCCTGGAGGGCTGGGAGACCCGCGTCTCGACCGGCGCGCTCAACGGCTTCCTCGGCCGCCTGGTCGCCGAGCACCCCCACCCGGTGCGCAGCGGCAAGCAGCCGAAGATCCTGTTCGGGACCCAGGCCTCGACCGCGCCGCCGACCTTCATCCTGTTCACGAGCGGCAA
- the cmk gene encoding (d)CMP kinase — translation MNHTPRPPAPGLVIAIDGTSGSGKSSTSRGVARRLGLSYLDTGAMFRAMTWWLLREGVDVHDPAAVAARCGAPTIVSGTDPEDPTITVDGTDVAVAIRGDAVNAAVSAVSAVPEVRRQLLDLQRAVIALHTRTGGIVVEGRDIGSVVVPSAPVKVYLSADPEARAVRRAAEQGGADLAATQESLLARDRIDSGRATAPLVMADGAVHIDTTPYSLDEVIDLVVELAEQAAARA, via the coding sequence GTGAACCACACCCCGCGCCCGCCCGCTCCCGGTCTCGTGATCGCCATCGACGGCACGTCCGGGTCGGGCAAGTCCAGCACCTCGCGCGGTGTCGCCAGACGGCTCGGGCTGAGCTATCTCGACACCGGCGCGATGTTCCGCGCGATGACCTGGTGGCTGCTGCGCGAGGGCGTGGACGTCCACGACCCCGCCGCGGTCGCCGCTCGGTGCGGTGCACCCACCATCGTGTCCGGCACCGACCCCGAGGACCCGACGATCACCGTCGACGGGACCGACGTGGCCGTGGCGATCCGCGGCGACGCCGTCAATGCCGCCGTCTCCGCGGTCAGTGCCGTCCCCGAGGTGCGCCGTCAGCTGCTCGACCTGCAGCGCGCGGTGATCGCCCTGCACACCCGCACCGGCGGCATCGTGGTCGAGGGTCGCGACATCGGCTCGGTGGTCGTCCCCAGCGCGCCGGTCAAGGTCTACCTCAGCGCGGACCCCGAGGCGCGGGCCGTCCGCCGTGCCGCCGAGCAGGGCGGGGCGGACCTGGCGGCCACCCAGGAGTCCCTGCTCGCGCGCGACCGGATCGACTCGGGCCGGGCCACGGCGCCCCTCGTGATGGCCGACGGTGCGGTGCACATCGACACCACGCCGTACTCCCTCGACGAGGTCATCGACCTGGTCGTCGAGCTCGCCGAGCAGGCCGCGGCGCGGGCGTGA
- a CDS encoding lysophospholipid acyltransferase family protein — MKDVSAHRELPRSDTARGAPRYALYSPLRPLARWLIRRWYDVRVHEPRHVPRHGGVIYASNHVGIVDGPLLAIFAPRPAHALTKIEMFRGLLGRFLVQSGQIPLDRFHTDPAAVKTCLKVLRDGGAVGIYPEGSRGAGDLERFHRGAAYLALVSGAPVVPVTMLGSREPGAHHNSLPARRARIDLVFGEAYRIDPVPWPRTREQVEKFSLLLREHMLVQLDRARTSTGRELPGPLPVTDVDPDPATGVTDQGAP, encoded by the coding sequence ATGAAGGACGTCTCCGCCCACCGTGAGCTGCCGCGCAGCGACACCGCCCGGGGCGCGCCCCGCTACGCCCTGTACTCGCCGCTGCGCCCGCTGGCGCGCTGGTTGATCCGGCGGTGGTACGACGTGCGCGTGCACGAGCCCCGGCACGTGCCGCGCCACGGGGGAGTGATCTACGCCTCCAACCACGTCGGGATCGTCGACGGGCCGCTGCTGGCCATCTTCGCGCCCCGCCCGGCGCACGCGCTGACCAAGATCGAGATGTTCCGTGGCCTGCTCGGGCGCTTCCTCGTGCAGTCCGGCCAGATCCCGCTGGACCGGTTCCACACCGATCCCGCCGCGGTGAAGACGTGCCTGAAGGTGCTGCGCGACGGGGGCGCGGTCGGCATCTACCCCGAGGGCAGCCGCGGCGCGGGCGACCTCGAGCGGTTCCACCGGGGTGCGGCCTACCTCGCGCTGGTGTCCGGCGCACCGGTCGTACCGGTCACGATGCTCGGGAGCCGCGAGCCCGGCGCCCACCACAACTCGCTGCCAGCCCGGCGGGCCCGGATCGACCTGGTTTTCGGGGAGGCCTACCGCATCGACCCGGTGCCGTGGCCGCGGACCCGGGAACAAGTCGAGAAGTTCTCGTTGTTGCTGCGGGAGCACATGCTGGTCCAGCTGGACCGCGCGCGCACGTCGACCGGCCGGGAGCTGCCGGGTCCGCTGCCCGTGACCGACGTAGACCCAGACCCCGCCACCGGGGTCACCGACCAAGGAGCACCATGA
- a CDS encoding prephenate dehydrogenase, which translates to MSDDQPVLTGPVEIVGTGLLGTSIGLACSRAGIEVVLSDASSEHLRTASGLGAGRPSTAADRPQLVVVAVPPDALGAVVAQALRDRPDAVVTDVGSVKSGLPAQVERAVGSEAVRRYVGGHPMAGSERSGPLAATPALFDGRPWAITPHEGNEPPAVRLVEALATRCGAVPVRLSPEEHDKAVARTSHVPHLLAALVAGRLADAPEQHLALSGQGVRDVTRVAAGSPALYGQIVSANAQAVLGLLAEVRAQLDAVIDAVAADDRTALETVLARGVAGTRAIPGKHGEPVRPMRSVFVSVPDHPGELARLFADAGASGVNIEDVHIDHDPGRPVGLVELVVDETRAEHLLTSLESRGWVTHR; encoded by the coding sequence ATGAGTGACGACCAGCCGGTCCTGACCGGCCCGGTCGAGATCGTCGGCACCGGGCTGCTCGGGACCTCCATCGGCCTCGCCTGCTCGCGGGCCGGGATCGAGGTGGTCCTCTCGGACGCGTCCAGCGAGCACCTCCGCACGGCCTCCGGGCTGGGCGCGGGCCGGCCGAGCACGGCCGCGGACCGACCGCAGCTGGTCGTGGTGGCCGTGCCGCCCGACGCCCTCGGCGCGGTGGTGGCGCAGGCGCTGCGGGACCGTCCGGACGCCGTCGTGACCGACGTGGGCAGCGTGAAGTCCGGCCTTCCGGCGCAGGTCGAGCGGGCGGTCGGGTCGGAGGCAGTGCGGCGGTACGTCGGCGGGCACCCGATGGCGGGCTCGGAGCGCTCCGGGCCGCTTGCCGCCACGCCCGCGCTCTTCGACGGCCGCCCGTGGGCGATCACGCCGCACGAGGGGAACGAGCCGCCCGCCGTACGCCTGGTGGAGGCGCTGGCGACCCGCTGCGGCGCCGTCCCGGTCCGCTTGAGCCCGGAGGAGCACGACAAGGCGGTCGCGCGCACCTCGCACGTCCCGCACCTGCTCGCGGCCCTGGTGGCGGGCCGCCTGGCCGACGCGCCCGAGCAGCACCTGGCGCTGTCCGGGCAGGGAGTGCGAGACGTCACCCGGGTGGCTGCCGGGAGCCCGGCGCTCTACGGCCAGATCGTGTCGGCGAACGCGCAGGCGGTGCTCGGGCTGCTCGCCGAGGTCCGTGCGCAGCTCGACGCCGTCATCGACGCCGTGGCCGCCGACGACCGGACCGCGCTGGAGACCGTGCTGGCCCGCGGCGTCGCCGGCACCCGCGCCATCCCCGGCAAGCACGGCGAGCCGGTCCGCCCGATGCGCTCGGTGTTCGTGTCCGTCCCCGACCACCCCGGCGAGCTGGCCCGGCTGTTCGCCGACGCCGGCGCGAGCGGGGTCAACATCGAGGACGTGCACATCGACCACGACCCGGGCCGGCCGGTCGGCCTGGTCGAGCTGGTCGTCGACGAGACCCGGGCCGAGCACCTCCTGACGTCTCTCGAGTCCCGTGGATGGGTGACTCACCGGTAG